In Fusarium oxysporum Fo47 chromosome VII, complete sequence, the following proteins share a genomic window:
- a CDS encoding lactose permease — MTSPDTKFATTPSVAEGTGRVSHDTQPNDIEKPRAKVVETNAASVALAAALAGRPPDVWSWSMMQLYGIMAVGYLVSTINGFDGSLMGAINAMKPYQETFGLDGAGSSTGIVFIIYNIGQLVTLPLTPFLSDGYGRRVSIFVGCAVILIGTAVQATAHTLGQFIVGRMLLGFGAAVAQATGPVYAVELAHPAYRGMMAGMYNNFWWLGNIVAGWCTYGSNLHYDNSWAWRIPTIIQAAMPAIVMILVFFFPESPRWLASKDRNEEALEVLAKYHGAGDRQAPIVQLQYREILEDRAENPSDDRWWDFRELFRDRQARYRTAMVIAMSFFGQWSGNNVVSYFMPAMVLNAGITNTNTQLLLNAINPILSMIAAIAGTTVLDRLGRRLMMIGSLAGSLFFYCLLTAFTAEAQKNDNLSYGVIVSIYLYGICFAAGMTPCQTLYPSECLENRTRAKGSSVKFLFINIAMIVNTFGISVGIREIQWKLYLVYIIWIAIEIVVIFFFFPETAGKTLEELTHIFQAKSPRKESVKKTKVQVDDVGRIVEIDKPASA; from the exons atgacTTCCCCCGACACCAAATTCGCCACGACCCCGTCGGTTGCGGAGGGCACTGGGCGTGTCTCTCATGACACCCAACCGAACGATATCGAGAAGCCAAGAGCAAAGGTTGTCGAAACCAATGCGGCCTCAGTCGCTCTTGCGGCAGCCTTGGCTGGGAGACCGCCTGATGTGTGGTCCTGGTCCATGATGCAACTTTACGGAATCATGGCTGTTGGATACCTCGTATCGACCATCAACGGCTTTG ACGGGTCCCTCATGGGtgccatcaacgccatgaaGCCGTATCAGGAAACATTTGGTCTTGACGGCGCGGGATCATCCACGGGAATTGTCTTCATCATCTACAACATCGGACAGCTCGTCACTTTGCCCCTTACTCCCTTCTTGTCGGACGGATACGGTCGACGTGTCTCCATCTTTGTAGGATGTGCCGTGATTCTGATCGGAACTGCTGTGCAAGCCACAGCCCACACGCTCGGGCAGTTCATCGTTGGCAGGATGCTCCTTGGGTTTGGAGCCGCAGTGGCCCAAGCAACAGGTCCAGTCTACGCTGTGGAGCTCGCTCACCCAGCATATCGAGGCATGATGGCTGGAAT GTACAACAACTTCTGGTGGCTTGGAAACATTGTCGCTGGCTGGTGCACCTACGGGAGTAATCT CCATTATGATAACAGCTGGGCCTGGAGGATCCCCACAATTATTCAAGCTGCCATGCCCGCTATCGTTatgatcttggtctttttCTTTCCCGAATCTCCACGTTGGCTTGCGTCCAAAGATCGCAACGAAGAGGCCTTGGAGGTGCTCGCCAAGTATCATGGAGCTGGTGATCGCCAAGCGCCCATTGTGCAGCTCCAGTATCGAGAGATCCTCGAGGATCGAGCCGAGAATCCATCCGACGATCGTTGGTGGGACTTCCGCGAGCTTTTCCGTGATCGTCAGGCCCGCTACAGGACCGCCATGGTCATTGCAATGTCTTTTTTTGGTCAATGGTCGGGAAACAATGTCGTCTCGTACTTTATG CCTGCAATGGTGCTCAACGCCGGAATCACCAACACGAATACGCAGTTGCTTCTTAACGCCATCAACCCAATTCTGTCCATGATTGCCGCTATTGCTGGTACTACTGTCCTGGATCGTCTTGGCCGACGACTTATGATGATCGGCTCGCTCGCAGgctccttgttcttctatTGTCTGCTCACTGCCTTTACGGCCGAAGCGCAAAAGAACGACAATCTTTCCTATGGTGTCATTGTCTCAATCTACCTCTACGGAATTTGCTTTGCTGCGGGAATGACTCCCTGCCAGACGCTCTATCCTTCTGAGTGTCTCGAGAACCGCACTCGCGCTAAGGGAAGTTCCGTGAAatttctcttcatcaataTCGCCATGATTGTCAACACCTTTGGCATCTCAGTCGGGATTCGAGAGATCCAGTGGAAGCTCTACCTCGTCTACATCATTTGGATCGCTATCGAAATCGTTGtcattttctttttctttcccGAAACTGCTGGAAAGACTCTGGAAGAGCTGACGCATATCTTCCAAGCTAAAAGCCCTCGCAAAGAGAGCGTGAAAAAGACCAAAGTTCAGGTTGACGATGTCGGACGTATTGTCGAGATCGACAAGCCGGCTTCCGCCTAA